The DNA window TGGAGTGGGCGGGGGCATTGTCTGGGATTCTGATCCAGAGGCGGAATTTCGCGAGACGCGCATCAAGGCCCGCGTGCTGGCCGACCCTGAGTCGGAATTCTCGCTGCTTGAAACCATGAGCTGGAGCCGGAGCGAAGGCATTTTTCTGCTCGACGAACATTTGCGGCGCTTGGAAGAGAGTGCCGCGTATTTCGACTACAGGTTTGACCCGAAGGCCCTGCGGAACGCTCTTGACCGGGAAGTCTCGCAGGCTTGTGGCATGGAAGGATTGCTGCGCCTGACCGTGGACGCTGCCGGGGTCTGGAGTATTGAACATCGCCCCTTGCCCGAACCATCCCCCTGCCGGGTGTCCCTGGCCCTGTCGGCGGTGGATGCGGCCGATCCGTTTCTTTTTCACAAGACCACACGGCGCGTCGTTTACGATCAGGCCAGGGCGCAAGTGCCGGGGGTGGATGATGTGCTGCTCTGGAACGGACGCGGCGAGGTGACGGAATCGACCATCGCCAATCTGGTCGTCGAACTTGATGGCGAACTGCTGACACCGTCTCTTGCCTGCGGACTGCTGCCGGGCACCATGCGTGCCCGGTTGCTGCAAGAGGGTCGGATCAGGGAAAAAGTGGTGCGGGTGGATGATTTGCCCCGCTGCACCCGCCTGTGGCTGATCAATTCCGTGCGGGGATGGCGGGAATGCGTTCTGGCCGGTCCTGTGCCGGGGTCGGTCTAGTCCGCGTCGAGCCCGCGCCGGTGGAACCAGGCCGCCATCAGGCCGATGGCCACGAAAATGACGTCGCGAACGATATAGAAGACCATGTCGCCGGAAGCTCCAGGCGTGCTTGAGAAGCATCCGCAGTTCAGGTCGATGCCCCGGAAGTATGCGCCAAGGATCGCGCCCAGGAAGACGATGAGCATGGCGTTGGCCAGGAACAGGGCGGGCCCGGTCCAGACTCGGCACACGAGCAGGAAGGCCACGATCATTTCCAGCCAGGGCAGGGTCAGGGCCGTGAAATTGATGAGCACGTCCGGCAGGATGAGATAGCTGCCCACGCTGGCGGCGAAATCCGCCGGAGCCATGATTTTCTGCGGAGCGGCAGCCACGAAGATGAGGGCCAGGGCCAGGCGCGAGCCCCGGGACAAGGATGCTGCGTTCATGATTTTTCTCCCAGGGGTTTTGAATCAAGGGGAGGGGACTGAGTCGCCGGTTCCTCAGGCGCGGTTTCCAATGGAGCGGATTCCAGCGGGGCGTTTTCCACCGGGGCGTTTTCCACCGGGGCGGTTTCAAGCGGAGCTGGCTCCATCGGCGTAGAGTCCAAAGACGGCTGTTCCTGGGGGGCGGGTTCTTGATGCTGGTCCAAAGGCGCGGACTCGGCCGGGGCGGCGTCCAGGGGCGCTTGATCCGGGATTGTCGGCTCAAGAGGGGGCTCCAATGGCGCGGGTTCCAGAGGGCCCGCCTCCATAGGGGTTTCCATAGGCGCTTGCGGCGGCGCGGTTCCGTTTGACTGCTCGGCCGGAGGCGTCTCTTCTTCGTTCATCGGCGCCGGGGAGGTCTGCTCCGGTGCTGCCTGGCTGCCCGTGGCGGTGGGCATTCCCTGGTCGCGCCACAGCGTCCAGCCGTTCTTGAGCACGCGGACGTCCTGCAATCCCATACTTTTCAACTGCTCGGCCAGTTCCCGGCTCAGTTCGCAGTACTCACCGTCGCAATAGGTCACGATCGTCGTCGCCCCTTCCAGTTGCTCCCGCAGTGCTGGAAAACTCTGTCCGAAGGAGAGCGGGTCAAGGGACAGCGCGCCTCCA is part of the Desulfomicrobium apsheronum genome and encodes:
- a CDS encoding rhodanese-like domain-containing protein, producing MKPPISFGIKTVIIIGLSVGLALAFNATRPDRLPLVHDPEVAAQAAVQRGEISLADAVLLFESGEAVFVDAREADEYERGHIGGALSLDPLSFGQSFPALREQLEGATTIVTYCDGEYCELSRELAEQLKSMGLQDVRVLKNGWTLWRDQGMPTATGSQAAPEQTSPAPMNEEETPPAEQSNGTAPPQAPMETPMEAGPLEPAPLEPPLEPTIPDQAPLDAAPAESAPLDQHQEPAPQEQPSLDSTPMEPAPLETAPVENAPVENAPLESAPLETAPEEPATQSPPLDSKPLGEKS
- a CDS encoding MauE/DoxX family redox-associated membrane protein, whose product is MNAASLSRGSRLALALIFVAAAPQKIMAPADFAASVGSYLILPDVLINFTALTLPWLEMIVAFLLVCRVWTGPALFLANAMLIVFLGAILGAYFRGIDLNCGCFSSTPGASGDMVFYIVRDVIFVAIGLMAAWFHRRGLDAD